The stretch of DNA GCGTAGGAGAGAGGATTATGGGAGAGATTTTCCAACTGGTTTACTTCAGTGAAGCCGCGGATGATCTCTCTTATACCGACATCAAGGAAATTCTTGAAGTCTCAAGAACTCACAACGCCAAGGCCGAAATCACGGGTTTACTCATTTATAAAGACGGCCACTTCTTGCAACTTCTAGAAGGCCAAGAAGAAAAAGTAAGAACGACCTTAGAGCGAATTCGTCATGACGACCGCAACTACAAAGTAAAAATTCTGATCGAAGGCCCGGCCAAACAAAGACTCTTCCCCACATGGTCCATGGCCTTCCACGACGGC from Bdellovibrio bacteriovorus encodes:
- a CDS encoding BLUF domain-containing protein yields the protein MGEIFQLVYFSEAADDLSYTDIKEILEVSRTHNAKAEITGLLIYKDGHFLQLLEGQEEKVRTTLERIRHDDRNYKVKILIEGPAKQRLFPTWSMAFHDGDIASNPNPAVEKLFTAPKTMKPADILPLLQSFRDHTDEFH